The window GAGCCAGAAGTTGGGCAGAAATTCAGGTTGATTAGGTTTTCTGGCATCTTTTGTAATGAATGTTCGATTATAATTTTAAGCAAATATATATAAGAGGTGGGCTAAGGCATCTCTTCTAGATGAAATATTTCACAAATGTTTGAAATAGATATAGATCTTGCCTCCTCATGAATCATCTGATCAAAATGAACTTCTTACAAAAGATGGTTCCCAAGGGAGTCATGATCTGTTCATCTACTGAGAGACTGCCTCATACTCATGAGCTTAATATCCTGGGTTAGAATAAGTTGGTAGGATCCCTTTTATTTATATCCCCATGTCACCACGGggtgaaaaaaaaggaagaagagggaTGGGATTGGCAGCTACAAGACTATTTTTCTAAATTCCTCAAGAGAGAGCCCTTAGATATTCTCTACTGACCGCTTGTGCCAAATTTGGTTACAAATACCTTTTTTATTGAAGGATGTAAGGCTATTTATCCGAATTCATTAGAGAGAGTTGTCTCGTATCCTCGGTTACTCTTCACCTATCCATCGGTGTTAGTGTCATGTCAGTGTCGGATTCAAATACAGGTGCTCTTTTGTTGAAGGTTGCTTTCTCTATGTGCCGTACTTTTCATGTAGACCCTACGTCGATAGAAGGTAAGCGTTATATATCCCGGATCATGgttaagaatttgttttgttgtacatgtgtttgttttttggtttaatagaaaaattcaaaatatttaatttttttattaaattatcatctaatataattaaattggatctattgataataagtttattataattatgttggatgatgtcaatagatcatttttagttgaatattaaaagtaaaatattttagtttttttttttagtcaaaaaataaatatcatcttagatttgataaaataaaaaaaattaaaaaaagaaaaagaaaagataatctcTATATttcttatagattttttttcatcaagaaATAACATCtcaaatataagtaaaaaataagaagttcaaactaatttattttcaaataaatttcatctattgcattttttttctaattttattttttatttttaagatataccAATCATCAAATATTGGTACCATGTGTGAAAATGAGTGTAAACCatgttttaagaatttttaattctttaacacTATCATAAAACtacaattatttaaataatatcaaatgtgatacatattttattttattaagttatttaaccataacaattttttttttcaaaaaaaaaaataatattattttagaatcCAATACTAATTGTAGACATTTAGACCGATGCTTCTAGAGACTTACTGGATAATGGATTAGCAACTGAATCATGCTTAAACTATTAGATCCATATTCCTAAGCATTTGGTGCGTGCTTTGGGACCCAACAACTGTCTTGCATTCCTTCATTTCCAAGTTTTGTCAACTCTCTCAAGAAGAATGTGTCTTCTAGATTAAATCTTGGAGAGGTCCCCATTAATCAATGATTCATTTGAATCAAATTGGTTCAGTGATCCAAAGTAATTGGACAACAATTCAATAATAAAGAGGGCTAAATGCAGATGTGGCCACTCAGATTTAGATCTTCTCCCCTTGGAAAATCATGTTTGTCTCAGACTCTTAGGATGGGACTTATTGGTATTTCTAGGAAGACATACACGGCTctttttaattaacatttaagAAGTTTTCTTAAATGAGCTTAAAAAGGTAACCTCTCAATTAGACATACACCCTGTAACTTTTTTGGAAGTAGGTATTTCTTTGTCTTCATGTCAACACCTTATTTAAGAGGCATTATGTCATCCTCTGATGTCTCCACCCACCTCACGTGGGTCCTCTAACCGCTGCCATCTTCAACCCCAACTcaatattatataaaagatttgaCACAATTAAGTTCATATTATGGTAGGCATAATTAAGAGTATTTTGACTTGCTTTATTTATCCTTATCCtataaaaatattccaaacTCATCCTTATTCTAATCCTTAATTATGGCAATAGGGAAATAAAtgttaaatatcaaaattatggTAACAGGATAAATTGAAAAGAAGTGGCCAAACATCAGATTTAGAGTCTTAAGAGTTGTGACCACACAAATGTTTTTTTGGTTGAGACCCTAAAATTTGGCAACTTATTTTTGAAACCGCACTAAAAGGATAGAATTATTCCAAATTTTGAATCCTAATCACACCCACTTTCCTCCAAACTCATCATCCACCATCCATCCAATTCATTTTCCTTCCTCAACAAGCAATCCAACGATCATCATTGTTTCCCCCATTGGAACCCACCTCTTCATTTTTGAGGATAAGATGGTAATTCACCTTCTAATTCTCTATATAAACTCAAGAAAGAAGAATAGAGAAGGAGAAGAGAGAGTCATTTACTTTAGAGAAGATGACAATCACATCAAAGAGCCCTTTGGTCGTGGCCTTTGGGGAAATGCTGATCGACTTCGTCCCCGACAGCGCCGGCGTTTCCCTGGCTGAGTCCACCGGATTCCTCAAAGCTCCCGGTGGCGCTCCGGCCAATGTGGCCTGCGCCATCACCAAACTCGGGGGTAACTCCGCCTTTATCGGCAAGGTtggtgattttttcttttttctttttaatttttatctggAGGTGATGTGATGGAAAACGTGAGTTTGTCGTTTGGTGTTGCAGGTGGGAGATGATGAGTTTGGGCACATGCTGGTGGACATACTGAAGAAGAATGGGGTGAACAGTGAGGGAGTGTGCTTCGATGCGCATGCAAGGACGGCGCTGGCGTTCGTGACGCTGAAGAAGAATGGGGAGAGGGAGTTTATGTTTTACAGGAACCCTAGCGCGGATATGCTGTTGACGGAATCTGAGCTGAACATGGGGCTGATCAAGCAGGCCAAGATCTTCCATTACGGATCCATAAGCTTGATATCGGAGCCATGCAGATCGGCTCATATGGCAGCCATGAAAGCTGCTAAGGAGGCCGGGATCTTGCTGTCGTATGACCCCAATGTCCGGTTGCCTCTCTGGCCGTCAGCTCAGGCCGCCATTGATGTCATCAAGAGCATCTGGAACCACGCTGATTTTATTAAGGTAGTAGGGTTTGTTGGAAAAAGAAACATGTATTTTAGGGTATGTTTGTTTGCGGAGAGTTTATGGAAAGAAAGTAACAAGAAGAttagaaaaaaggaagaatatTTGGGATCAAAACTCTAAAAGTCAAAACATTCTCACTGTTACCTTCTTtaacttaaataaatataagatagtTTGATGAAACTTGAAAGGGTTAttctttattgaatttttaaatgggggaatatttgattatttgtgagaatacatttttttaaggatttttccaagaaaattgagaaaattttctttttaacatttttttacttatttccatttccattattGAAGCCGGAGAAACTCATTCTAGGAGGCAAGTAAAACTTTGAGATCTGATGGGGTGTGTGTTGGTGGGGTGGGGTGAAAAGGGATGATTTTGACATGAAATTGATGGAGAAAATGATGACAGGTGAGTGATGATGAGGTGGGTTTCTTGACACAAGGAGATGCAGAAAAGGAAGACGTGGTGCTGTCACTGTGGCATGACAACCTCAAGCTGCTTGTGGTCACTGATGGTGAGAAGGGTTGCAGATACTTCACCAAGGTATATGTTACCAACTCATTCCAATCTTCATCATCTTTAATTTAGTCCTAATAgtcctaaaataaaaatggtacaTATGGACAGGGGTTCAAAGGGAGAGTGGAAGGCTTCTCAGTGCAAACAGTTGACACAACAGGGGCTGGTGATGCTTTTGTGGGTGCTCTTTTGGTTTCCATTGCCCAAGACCCTTCCATATTTCAGGTTCCCTCccttccatttttctctctttttgaaaaatcaaacatgCTTGGTACCATAAAAAACTGTTTCCTACCATAACAAgacttttcacaattttattttattttattttctgaaaataagttgttttttaagaacaaatttcaGCAATTTATTCAGTTGAAATTCAGAtattttcagttgttttttaTAGAACAATAATTGAAAAGATCAACAACTTTTTGAAgaataagcaaaaaaaacaacTGTTTTCCATGTTTAAAGTCccaataaaattgtccaaaaagtAATTGAGCAAAAATATTGGGAAATAGACAGTTATATTCTAGTGATGATGAGGGTAATGTAAAAGAACTGTGAAATGTAGGATGAGGGGAAACTGAAGGAGGCACTGAAATATGCTAATGCATGTGGAGCAATTTGCACAACTCAGAAAGGAGCAATACCAGCACTCCCAACCAATTCAGATGCACTTGACCTTGTTAACAAATCCAAGGCCAAATAGACGATACCGTTTCCTCTCTTTTCTATATTGATATATCTATGTTCTTCCTTCCTCCTTTTTTGCCtgtcttctctcttctttttctgtttttgagataataaataaaccttttttccatttttatttttatgtcttGAGTTAATCTTTACATTTATCTGTAATGATCACATGCTTCCCCATGTTAAATACTATACCACCTTTAAAATTCTTctacattaattaaaaaaactcaCAATCCTATCCTATACCAGGTGGGTCAAGGATCCACTTTAATACTATTTGTTTTGTCTCAAggactaataatatttttatcggTCAAGACTAATAACGTTGGTCAGGGATCAACTCTAATAATGTTTGTCTATTTGACTCTCAAGATTCTCAGCATTTAAATGATTAAGGTTGGtaaataaaacaagaataatTATTACAACTCATTCAACATGAATGTTTTTCCAAACATCaaacaacaaatatataaaCAGTCCAAATAAAAAAGGGGCCTATGTACAGGGGTATACAAAACAGCCATGACAATCTACAACCATGTAGGAGTGAAGAATTATAAGGAACAAGTTCACCTAAGAAGACTGCACGGATATAACAAGTAGCTATACTAGTGCCTTCAACACGCAAAATGTATAGAGATGGATTCAGCCGTCCAACAAGCCAAACATATAAAAGAACTAtggaaaaattagaaatattatttatgaattaCTTCACATCTGTGTAAAGTTTAACCCCTTCTCTTCAATGGTGAATATTTTGTACAATGAGCTCCTAAACTTAGCAATGCTATGCCtgacctttttaattttatttcctcttttctaTTGAGATTAAAACAACAGAAGCTATGCTGTTTTACAAGGGGATAAATTACACCGAATTATGAATGTGATTTTTACAACTAAAAAAACTCAAGGGTCAATTTTGGACATGGCAAATCAATGACTTGAGGTAGGAATGTTACATGCTCATGGCTCTTGATGAGACCTCCGACTCGGCTTCCTGCAATTCCCCATCCCCTGCCTCGCCACCACTCTCCTGCAACAAACACAAACAAACATATACATATGACTCAACTCAACAAAGCATCAATCCCAACCACTGGGGGTCCGCTGAATCAACTGTGTTTAACCAAAAGATGCAATGTTGGTTTGTTATTTGTGATCCACCCATCACCACTTATATTTTCTCTGCACTTGAGACTTGTGAAGGggataagaaaataaacataatatcatgtcttttttttatagacaaacAAGGCATGTATTAAGAAACGTCAAAAAGAGGAGGTACATCCTACATATACAGGCAGTAAAGAGcatctaagaaattcaaaagaGAGGGATTCTCCAAAACCAAGGACTCCTAGGACCACTCAAAAAGTGACAGAAAGAAGAGATCCTTCAAACTTTGGTTTGACAACTCTTCATCTTTGAAAGTCTTTTGGTTGCACTCTCTCCAAATGCACCAAAATAGGCAAATCAGAACCAATCACCAAATTGCTCCTCTTCTTCTCTAGCCCCTTAAGTTTCCATTCTAAGATAAGATTTCTCACTGAAGCCGAGAACACCCAATTGAAACCGAAGATTGCTAACAACAAGATCCAAAACTCTTTTGTCTTatcacaatgaatcaaaatgagAGCAGTTGATTCTTCACTAACTTTACAAAGGCTACATATGTTAACCATGGACCATCCCCTCCTCATTAACGTGTCTACAGTTGAGATATTCCCCTAAACAGTtgcccaagcaaaaaaaaaaaaaatagatctaaGAGAAGCACGGGATCTCCAAATCTCTTTGGTTGAGAATATTAAACTATTCTCAACCATTAGAGAATTATAAAATGACTTGACACTAAATTTTCCCCTTGCACTTTTAACGGAAAAATGTGCTCCAAAAAATGGGTCACTTCCTCTAACTCCCAATCTTGAAAGAGTCTTCTAACTTCTATCTCCCAATGACCACCTCTGCCCCCTTCCCTTTCCCATAAGTTTACTACTATAGCATTTTTATGGGATGTTATCCTGAAAAGAGTAGGGTAAACATCTTTCAACTTAGACTCCCCATTCCAACTGTCCCACCAAAATCTTGTGCGTCTACCATTTCCCATTCTCAAACTGAACTCTTCCCAACCTTTTCTAATATCTTTCCAAAGGCTTATTGCATAAGACTCTCTCACCCCTCTAGTAATCCAACCCCCCTCCACCTCCCAAAATTTTCCAAGAATGATTTTCCTCCACAAACTCTCCCCCTCAAGGGGAAATCTCCATAACCATTTTCCTAGCAAGGCTCGATTAAGAGCCTCCAAACATCTTAGCCCTAACCCTCTATGCTTCTTATCCTTACAACATCCACTTAGTTTACCAAGTGGATCTTTCTCCTCCCTTCCGAATGTCCCCATGGGAAGTCCCTTTGAATTCTCTCCAATTTGATACTTACTTTTTTAGGAATCACAAATAGAGACATAAAATAGATAGGGAGGTCTCATAGAGTGCTCTCAATATCATGTATTGGGAAGCCTTCCTCACACACTTGATTACAAAAAGGCCATTAGTTTGTCTTACATAAATTA is drawn from Vitis riparia cultivar Riparia Gloire de Montpellier isolate 1030 chromosome 18, EGFV_Vit.rip_1.0, whole genome shotgun sequence and contains these coding sequences:
- the LOC117906602 gene encoding probable fructokinase-5 — encoded protein: MTITSKSPLVVAFGEMLIDFVPDSAGVSLAESTGFLKAPGGAPANVACAITKLGGNSAFIGKVGDDEFGHMLVDILKKNGVNSEGVCFDAHARTALAFVTLKKNGEREFMFYRNPSADMLLTESELNMGLIKQAKIFHYGSISLISEPCRSAHMAAMKAAKEAGILLSYDPNVRLPLWPSAQAAIDVIKSIWNHADFIKVSDDEVGFLTQGDAEKEDVVLSLWHDNLKLLVVTDGEKGCRYFTKGFKGRVEGFSVQTVDTTGAGDAFVGALLVSIAQDPSIFQDEGKLKEALKYANACGAICTTQKGAIPALPTNSDALDLVNKSKAK